A stretch of the Corylus avellana chromosome ca6, CavTom2PMs-1.0 genome encodes the following:
- the LOC132184474 gene encoding exonuclease 1: protein MGIKDLLRFMKPFIEPIHIKKYAGKRVGIDAYSWLHKGAYSCSMELCLNSDSDRKMRYLEFFMHRINLLRHHKITPVVVFDGGNIPSKSSTEQERHRHRKDNLGLAMAKLKEGNVTAASELFQRAVSITPSMAHQVIQVLRSENIEYVVSPYEADAQLAYLCGLEAEKGGIAAVITEDSDLIAYGCQAIIFKMDRYGNGEQMVLDKVFDSVARTPSFRHFNMDLFTGMCVLAGCDFLPSVPGIGIVKAYALVSKYRNLDRVLSVLKFEKGNQMPEDYSKSFTEAVAVFQHAQIYDLNTKKLKHMKPLPEKLLQSLSGELEFLGPEMPPSIATAIAEGNLDPISMEAFNHFPSSRGHPDPVVIQTSDQLPSPKAAAVSTQESCFTVFSSHRNREIDIAEKQTPISNDGKFLKDAAALEKLFLPSEIHGTVENTVVDNSNTLMVPDNNPFKKRKCDEIQLVQVESIAEQVLVATDENLDILCLTPDNTPLESARKRRLSDIRSDQIAEQISGITEVEDSDILCINFESQGSVNSKPKKVTDGKRRGKTEKSKRSNSKNSENKNSSSILNFFPRV, encoded by the exons ATGGGTATCAAAGACCTTCTCAGATTCATGAAGCCCTTCATTGAACCCATCCACATCAAAAAATATGCCGGCAAGCGT GTGGGTATCGATGCGTATTCATGGCTTCACAAAGGAG CTTATTCATGTAGCATGGAGCTTTGTCTGAATTCGGATAGCGATAGGAAAATGCGATACTTGGAATTCTTTATGCACCGAATCAATCTGCTTCGGCACCATAAGATTACGCCCGTAGTCGTTTTCGACGGCGGGAATATTCCGAGTAAGTCCTCCACCGAGCAAGAGCGACACAGGCAC CGAAAAGATAATCTTGGATTGGCAATGGCCAAGCTCAAAGAAGGAAATGTTACTGCTGCCTCTGAGCTCTTCCAG AGAGCAGTGAGTATCACACCATCCATGGCGCATCAAGTGATACAG GTTCTTAGATCAGAGAACATTGAATATGTGGTATCGCCATATGAGGCTGATGCACAGTTGGCATATCTATGCGGTCTTGAAGCCGAAAAGGGTGGTATTGCCGCAGTGATTACAGAAGATAGTGATCTAATAGCATATGGTTGCCAAGCT ATTATCTTTAAGATGGACAGATACGGCAATGGTGAACAGATGGTGCTAGATAAGGTTTTTGACTCTGTCGCTCGTACACCTTCTTTCCGACACTTTAATATGGATTTGTTCACAG GTATGTGTGTTCTAGCCGGCTGTGATTTCCTTCCATCTGTTCCAGGAATTGGAATTGTAAAAGCTTATGCCTTGGTTTCCAAGTACCGGAACTTAGACCGT GTTCTAtcagttttgaagtttgagaagGGCAATCAAATGCCTGAAGATTACTCCAAATCTTTTACAGAAGCAGTTGCAGTTTTCCAGCATGCCCAAAT ATATGATCTTAACACTAAAAAGCTCAAACATATGAAACCTCTTCCAGAAAAGCTTCTACAGTCTCTAAGTGGAGAGCTTGAGTTCCTGGGGCC TGAAATGCCTCCATCAATTGCTACTGCAATTGCTGAAGGAAATTTAGATCCTATAAGCATGGAGGCCTTTAATCATTTCCCAAGTTCTCGAGGCCATCCAGATCCTGTTGTGATCCAAACTTCTGATCAACTTCCAAGCCCTAAAGCTGCTGCTGTATCTACACAAGAGAGCTGCTTTACTGTCTTTTCCTCCCACAGAAACAGAGAAATTGATATTGCAG AGAAGCAGACACCAATTTCAAATGATGGTAAATTTTTGAAGGATGCTGCAGCACTAGAGAAGCTATTTTTGCCATCAGAAATTCATGGAACAGTAGAAAATACAGTGGTTGATAACAGCAATACCCTGATGGTTCCGGACAACAACCCATTCAAGAAAAGGAAATGTGATGAAATCCAGCTGGTTCAAGTAGAGAGCATTGCTGAACAAGTTTTAGTTGCAACTGATGAAAATTTGGACATCTTGTGCTTAACTCCTGATAACACTCCACTAGAGTCTGCTAGGAAAAGAAGGCTAAGTGATATTCGCTCAGATCAGATAGCTGAACAAATTTCAGGGATAACTGAGGTAGAAGATTCAGACATCTTGTGCATAAATTTTGAATCCCAGGGGAGTGTAAATTCTAAGCCTAAAAAGGTCACTGatggaaaaagaagaggaaaaactGAGAAGTCGAAGAGAAGTAATAGCAAGAATTCAGAGAATAAAAATAGCAGCAGTATCTTGAATTTCTTTCCTCGTGTATAG
- the LOC132184473 gene encoding beta-glucosidase 44-like, which yields MRAPSPPLPVFLLSVLLLILQCVAHAKELNGTGGGLSRQSFPKGFVFGTATSAYQVEGMAHKDGRGPSIWDVFVKIPGNIANNATGDVSVDQYHRYKEDVDIMAKFNFDAYRFSISWSRIFPNGTGKVNWKGVAYYNRLINYLLKRGITPYANLYHYDLPVALEIKYKGLLSDQVVKDFADYADFCFKIFGDRVKNWMTFNEPRVVAALGYDNGIFAPGRCSKAFGNCTAGDSATEPYIAAHHLILSHAAAVQRYRQKYQEKQKGRIGILLDFVWYEPLTNSKDDNYAAQRARDFHVGWFIHPIVYGEYPRTMQDIVGDRLPRFTKEEVKMVKGSMDFVGINQYTAFYMYDPHQPKSKDLGYQQDWNVGFAYERKGVPIGPRAYSNWLYIVPWGLHKALIYIKEHYGNPTVILSENGMDDPGNVTISKGLHDTTRINFYNGYLTQLKKAVDDGANVIGYFAWSLLDNFEWRSGYTSRFGIVYVDYTNLKRYPKMSAHWFKRLLQRNKH from the exons ATGAGAGCTCCATCTCCTCCATTGCCGGTTTTCTTGCTTAGCGTTCTTCTTCTCATCCTCCAGTGCGTCGCGCATGCAAAGGAGCTCAACGGCACGGGCGGTGGGCTGAGCAGGCAGAGCTTTCCGAAGGGGTTCGTGTTCGGAACGGCGACGTCCGCTTATCAGGTGGAAGGGATGGCCCACAAGGATGGTCGTGGCCCCAGCATTTGGGATGTCTTCGTTAAAATTCCCG GGAATATTGCTAACAATGCGACCGGAGATGTGTCGGTGGACCAGTATCACCGCTACAAA GAAGATGTGGATATCATGGCAAAGTTCAACTTTGATGCATATCGGTTCTCAATTTCATGGTCCAGAATTTTCCCAA ATGGAACTGGGAAAGTGAATTGGAAGGGTGTAGCATACTACAATAGACTGATCAACTACTTGCTCAAGAGAG GCATTACGCCATATGCAAATCTATATCATTATGATCTTCCCGTAGCACTTGAGATTAAGTACAAGGGATTATTGAGTGACCAAGTGGT GAAAGACTTCGCCGATTATGCGGACTTTTGTTTCAAGATATTCGGAGACAGAGTGAAGAATTGGATGACATTTAATGAGCCTAGAGTTGTTGCTGCTCTTGGGTATGATAACGGGATCTTTGCTCCAGGAAGGTGCTCCAAGGCATTTGGAAATTGTACGGCAGGAGATTCTGCAACTGAGCCGTATATTGCTGCCCATCATTTGATTTTATCTCATGCTGCTGCAGTGCAGAGATACCGTCAAAAGTATCAA gaaaaacaaaagggaaggaTTGGAATTCTCTTGGATTTTGTTTGGTATGAGCCTCTTACCAACTCAAAGGATGACAACTATGCAGCTCAAAGAGCAAGAGACTTCCATGTTGGATG GTTTATTCATCCCATTGTATATGGTGAGTATCCAAGAACAATGCAAGATATTGTTGGGGATAGGCTACCCAGATTCACCAAAGAAGAGGTGAAGATGGTGAAGGGTTCAATGGATTTTGTGGGTATCAATCAATATACTGCTTTCTACATGTATGATCCACATCaaccaaaatcaaaagattTGGGATACCAGCAGGACTGGAATGTTGGATTTGCTT ATGAAAGAAAGGGAGTACCTATTGGTCCAAGA GCATATTCTAATTGGCTCTACATTGTACCCTGGGGTTTACACAAAGCTTTAATATACATAAAAGAGCATTATGGAAACCCTACTGTGATTTTATCTGAAAATG GCATGGATGACCCGGGTAATGTCACAATTTCAAAGGGATTACATGACACCACACGAATCAACTTCTACAATGGCTATTTGACTCAATTGAAGAAGGCAGTCGATGATGGAGCAAATGTCATTGGCTACTTTGCGTGGTCGCTGCTCGACAACTTCGAATGGAGATCAGGGTACACTTCGAGGTTCGGAATTGTCTACGTTGATTACACCAACCTCAAGAGGTATCCAAAGATGTCTGCCCATTGGTTCAAGCGTCTACTTCAAAGAAACAAGCATTAA
- the LOC132184075 gene encoding beta-glucosidase 44-like (The sequence of the model RefSeq protein was modified relative to this genomic sequence to represent the inferred CDS: added 98 bases not found in genome assembly): MRAPSPPLPVFLLSVLLLILQCVAHAKELNGTGGGLSRQSFPKGFVFGTATSAYQVEGMAHKDGRGPSIWDAFVKIPGIVAKNATGEVSVDQYHRYKEDVDIMAKFNFDAYRFSISWSRIFPNGRGKVNWKGVAYYNRLINYLLKRGITPYANLYHYDLPLALEIKYKGLLSDQVVKDFADYADFCFKTFGDRVKNWMTFNEPRVVAALGYDNGMFAPGRCSKAYGNCTAGNSGTEPYIAAHHLILSHAAAVQRYRQKYQEKQKGRIGILLDFVWYEPLTRSKADNYAAQRARDFHVGWFIHPIVYGEYPRTIQDIVGDRLPRFTKEEVKMVKGSMDFVGINQYTAYYMYDPHQPKPKVLGYQQDWNAGFAYEKNKVAIGPRAYSSWLYNVPWGLYKALTYIKEHYGNPTVILSENGMDDPGNVTLPKGLHDTTRINFYKGYLTQLKKAVDEGANVTGYFAWSLLDNFEWRLGYTSRFGIVYVDYRNLKRYPKMSAHWFKRLLERNKH; the protein is encoded by the exons ATGAGAGCTCCATCTCCTCCATTGCCGGTTTTCTTGCTTAGCGTTCTTCTTCTCATCCTCCAGTGCGTCGCGCATGCAAAGGAGCTCAACGGCACGGGCGGTGGGCTGAGCAGGCAGAGCTTTCCGAAGGGGTTCGTGTTCGGAACGGCGACGTCCGCTTATCAGGTGGAAGGGATGGCCCACAAGGATGGTC GAAGATGTGGATATCATGGCAAAGTTCAACTTTGATGCATACCGGTTCTCCATTTCATGGTCCAGAATTTTCCCAA ATGGAAGGGGGAAAGTGAATTGGAAGGGTGTAGCATACTACAATAGGCTGATAAACTACTTGCTCAAGAGAG GCATTACTCCATATGCAAATCTATATCATTATGATCTTCCCCTAGCACTTGAGATTAAGTACAAGGGATTATTGAGTGACCAAGTGGT GAAAGACTTTGCCGATTATGCAGACTTTTGTTTCAAGACGTTTGGAGACAGAGTGAAGAATTGGATGACATTTAATGAACCTAGAGTTGTGGCTGCTCTTGGGTATGATAACGGCATGTTTGCTCCGGGAAGGTGCTCCAAGGCATATGGAAATTGTACGGCCGGAAATTCTGGGACAGAACCGTATATTGCTGCCCATCATTTGATTTTATCTCATGCAGCTGCAGTGCAGAGATACCGTCAAAAGTATCAA gaaaaacaaaagggaaggaTTGGAATTCTCTTGGATTTTGTTTGGTATGAACCTCTTACCAGATCAAAGGCTGACAACTATGCAGCTCAAAGAGCAAGAGACTTCCATGTTGGATG GTTTATTCATCCCATTGTATATGGAGAGTATCCAAGAACAATTCAAGATATTGTTGGGGATAGGCTACCCAGATTCACCAAAGAAGAGGTGAAAATGGTGAAGGGTTCAATGGATTTTGTGGGTATCAATCAATATACAGCTTACTACATGTATGATCCACATCAACCAAAACCAAAAGTTTTGGGATACCAGCAGGACTGGAATGCTGGATTTGCTT ATGAAAAGAACAAAGTTGCTATTGGTCCAAGA GCATATTCTTCTTGGCTCTACAATGTACCCTGGGGTTTGTACAAAGCTTTAACATACATAAAAGAGCATTATGGAAACCCTACTGTGATTTTATCTGAAAATG GCATGGATGACCCGGGTAATGTCACACTTCCAAAGGGATTGCATGACACCACAAGAATCAACTTCTACAAGGGCTATTTGACTCAATTGAAGAAGGCCGTTGATGAAGGAGCAAACGTTACCGGCTACTTTGCGTGGTCATTGCTCGACAACTTTGAATGGAGATTAGGCTACACATCAAGGTTCGGAATCGTCTACGTTGATTACAGAAACCTCAAGAGGTATCCAAAGATGTCTGCCCATTGGTTCAAGCGTCTACTTGAGAGAAACAAGCATTAA
- the LOC132184100 gene encoding beta-glucosidase 44-like has protein sequence MRAPSTPLPLFLLGVLVIQCVAHATELDDTGGLSRQSFPKGFVFGTATSAYQVEGMADKDGRGPSIWDAFVKIPGIVAKNATGEVSVDQYHRYKEDVDIMAKFNFDAYRFSISWSRIFPNGRGKVNWKGVAYYNRLINYLLKRGITPYANLYHYDLPLALEIKYKGLLSDQVVKDFADYADFCFKMFGDRVKNWMTFNEPRVVAALGYDNGMFAPGRCSKAYGNCTAGNSATEPYIAAHHLILSHAAAVQRYRQKYQEKQKGRIGILLDFVWYEPLTRSKADNYAAQRARDFHVGWFIHPIVYGEYPRTMQDIVGDRLPRFTKEEVKMVKGSMDFVGINQYTAYYMYDPHQPKPKVLGYQQDWNAGFAYEKNKVAIGPRAYSSWLYNVPWGLYKALTYIKEHYGNPTVILSENGMDDPGNVTLPKGLHDTTRINFYKGYLTQLKKAVDEGANVTGYFAWSLLDNFEWRLGYTSRFGIVYVDYRNLKRYPKMSAHWFKRLLERNKH, from the exons atgAGAGCTCCGTCGACGCCATTGCCTCTTTTCTTGCTCGGCGTTCTTGTCATCCAGTGTGTCGCGCATGCAACGGAGCTCGACGACACGGGTGGGCTGAGCCGGCAGAGCTTTCCGAAGGGCTTCGTGTTCGGAACGGCGACGTCCGCTTATCAGGTGGAAGGGATGGCCGACAAGGATGGTCGCGGGCCCAGCATTTGGGATGCCTTCGTTAAAATCCCCG GGATTGTTGCTAAAAATGCGACCGGAGAGGTTTCGGTCGACCAGTATCACCGCTACAAA GAAGATGTGGATATCATGGCAAAGTTCAACTTTGATGCATACCGGTTCTCCATTTCATGGTCCAGAATTTTCCCAA ATGGAAGGGGGAAAGTGAATTGGAAGGGTGTAGCATACTACAATAGGCTGATAAACTACTTGCTCAAGAGAG GCATTACTCCATATGCAAATCTATATCATTATGATCTTCCCCTAGCACTTGAGATTAAGTACAAGGGATTATTGAGTGACCAAGTGGT GAAAGACTTTGCCGATTATGCGGACTTTTGTTTCAAGATGTTCGGAGACAGAGTAAAGAATTGGATGACATTTAATGAACCTAGAGTTGTGGCTGCTCTTGGGTATGATAACGGGATGTTTGCTCCGGGAAGGTGCTCCAAGGCATATGGAAATTGTACGGCCGGAAATTCTGCGACAGAGCCTTATATTGCTGCCCATCATTTGATTTTATCTCATGCAGCTGCAGTGCAGAGATACCGTCAAAAGTATCAA gaaaaacaaaagggaaggaTTGGAATTCTCTTGGATTTTGTTTGGTATGAACCTCTTACCAGATCAAAGGCTGACAACTATGCAGCTCAAAGAGCAAGAGACTTCCATGTTGGATG GTTTATTCATCCCATTGTATATGGAGAGTATCCAAGAACAATGCAAGATATTGTTGGGGATAGGCTACCCAGATTCACCAAAGAAGAGGTGAAAATGGTGAAGGGTTCAATGGATTTTGTGGGTATCAATCAATATACTGCTTACTACATGTATGATCCACATCAACCAAAACCAAAAGTTTTGGGATACCAGCAGGACTGGAATGCTGGATTTGCTT ATGAAAAGAACAAAGTTGCTATTGGTCCAAGA GCATATTCTTCTTGGCTCTACAATGTACCCTGGGGTTTGTACAAAGCTTTAACATACATAAAAGAGCATTATGGAAACCCTACTGTGATTTTATCTGAAAATG GCATGGATGACCCGGGTAATGTCACACTTCCAAAGGGATTGCATGACACCACAAGAATCAACTTCTACAAGGGCTATTTGACTCAATTGAAGAAGGCCGTTGATGAAGGAGCAAACGTTACCGGCTACTTTGCGTGGTCATTGCTCGACAACTTCGAATGGAGATTAGGCTACACATCAAGGTTCGGAATCGTCTACGTTGATTACAGAAACCTCAAGAGGTATCCAAAGATGTCTGCCCATTGGTTCAAGCGTCTACTTGAGAGAAACAAGCATTAA